The genomic interval GTTCGGCGGCGCCGGCTGCTTCAGCTTCTTTCCGACCAAGAACATGACCACCGGCGAAGGCGGCATGCTGGTGTCCGGCGACGAGCGGCTCGTCGCCCGGGCACGCGCGCTCGCCTCGCACGGGGTGGACCGGAGCCCCCGCGCCCGGCCCGCCGTCCCGTGGGCGCGCCGCATCACCGAGCCGGGCGCCAACTTTCGCCTGAGCGCCCCGCAGGCGGCCCTCGGCCGCGTGCAGCTTGCCCGGGTGGACGCCATGAACGAGGCGCGCGCACAGCTCGCCGCACGGCTGTCCGCCGGGCTTGCGGACACCGGGCTGGCACTGCCGTACCGGCGGGGCGGGACCACCCACGTCTACCAGATGTACGTAGCACGGGCCGCCCCACCGCTGCGGCGCGACGAGCTCGTTCACGCCATCCGCGCGTCGGGCGTGGAGGCCTCGGTGCACTACGACCTGCCTGTTCCCCGCGAGCGTCCGTACGCCCCGCACGCGAAAGGCCCCTTTCCCGTCGCCGAGCAAGCGGCGCGCGAGGTGCTGACGCTGCCGCTTTTCCCCGACCTCGCCCCGTCGTCGGTGGACCGCATCGTCTCCGCCGTCCACCACGCCCTCCGCGCGCAGCGGGGCTAGCGCGGGGACGAGCCCTTCGCGATGTACAACGGGCCGCTCCCGGAAAGGGGAGCGGCCCGTTGTACATCCGGCGATCGGCGTCCGCCTTACTTCACGAACAGCATGTCGCGGTACGTCGGCAATGGCCAGTAGTCGTCGGGCACCACCTTCTCCAGGCGGTCGGCGGCGGCGCGCACGGCGCCCATCGCCGGGACCACGTTGTCGCGCACGTGGTACGCCTTGCTGTGCACGGTCTCGCCGCCCAGCTCGGCGTTCTGCTCCACCAGCGCGTCCAGCGCGTCGCGAAGCTCATCCACGAGTTCGTTCACGATCTTCACCGTGCGGGTGAGCCCGCGCGTTTCCACGCCCAGCGTGCGGGTGCGGTCGGCGGCGGCCACCAGGTCGTTCAGGTAGCGCACCGCGGCCGGCAGGATCATGGTGCTGGCGATGTCGGCCGTGGTTTCGCCCTCGATGTTCACCGTCTTGAAGTACTGGTCCAGCGCCACCTCGTGCCGGCTTTCCAGCTCGCGGTGCGAAAGAACACCGTACTTCTCGAACAGCGCCCGGTTCTTCTCGCCAGGGAGCATCTCCAGCGCGTCGAGCGTGTTGGGCAGGTTCAGCAGCCCGCGGCGGGCGGCCTCGTCCTTCCAATCGTCGCTGTAGCCGTCGCCGTTGAAGATGATGCGCTTGACCTTACGGATCTCCGACGCGATCAGCGTGCGCAGCGCGTCCTCGAACGACGTTCCCTTCTCCAGCTCCGCATCCAGCAGCGTGTTCAGCTCGTCGAGCGACTCGGCCATGATGGTGTTGAGCACCGTGGCCGCGAACGACACCGACTGCGACGAGCCCGGCGCGCGGAACTCGAACTTGTTGCCCGTGAAGGCGAAGGGGGACGTGCGGTTGCGGTCCCCCGCGTGCTGCGGAAGGTTCGGCAGCACCGGCGAGCCCAGCCCCAGCAGGCCGCCCTGCTTGCTTTCCGTGGCCGTGCCGGCGCGCTCGATCTGCTCGAACACGTCCGCCAGCTGGTCGCCCAGGAACACCGAGATGATGGCCGGCGGCGCCTCGTTTGCGCCCAGGCGGTGGTCGTTGCCGGCGTGCGCCACGGTCGCGCGGATCAGGTCCTGGTGCCGGTCCACCGCGCGCAGCACGGCCGTGCAGAAGAACAGGAACTGCATGTTGTCGTGCGGTGTTTCGCCCGGCTCCAGCAGGTTGGCGCTCTCCGTTCCCAGCGACCAGTTCAGGTGCTTGCCGCTGCCGTTGACGCCCGCGAAGGGCTTCTCGTGCAGCAGGCAGGCGAGGCCGAAGTTCCGCGCCGCCTTGCGCAGCGTGATCATCATCAGCTGCTGGTGGTCGGCCGCCAGGTTGGCGTTCTCGTAGATGGGCGCCATCTCGAACTGCCCGGGCGCCACCTCGTTGTGCCGCGTCTTCACGGGCACGCCCAGCCGGTACAGCTCGCGCTCCACCTCCATCATGAACGCCAGGACGCGGTCGGGAATGCTGCCGAAGTAGTGGTCTTCCAGCTCCTGCCCGCGCGGCGGCTTGGCGCCGAACAGCGTACGCCCCGTGGTCACCAGGTCCGGCCGGCGGTAGAAGAACTCCTGGTCGATCAGGAAGAACTCCTGCTCCGGCCCGCAGGTGGCCGTCACTTTCTCCGACGTGGCGCCGAACAGGGCCAGCGAGCGCTTGGCCTGCACCGCCAGCGCCGACATCGACCGCAGCAGCGGGATCTTGGTGTCGAGCGCGTCGCCCGTCCACGACAGGAAGGCCGTGGGGATGCTGAGATAGCACCCGGCCGGCGTCGACACGATGAACGCGGGCGAGGTGGGGTCCCACGCGGTGTAGCCGCGGGCCTCGAAGGTGGCGCGCAGGCCGCCCGAGGGGAACGACGACGCGTCGGGCTCGCCCTGGATCAGCTCCTTGCCGTTGAACTCGGCGACGGCGCCGCCACCCTCGTTGGGGGTGATGAAGCTGTCGTGCTTT from Longimicrobium sp. carries:
- a CDS encoding glutamine synthetase III; this translates as MPRTTARFDTLAAATGWGADSRHGNGTSEPMDIESLFGSNTFGLAEMRARLPKQIYKALCRTVDHGEPLDPSVADAVALAMKEWALEKGASHFTHWFQPLTGSTAEKHDSFITPNEGGGAVAEFNGKELIQGEPDASSFPSGGLRATFEARGYTAWDPTSPAFIVSTPAGCYLSIPTAFLSWTGDALDTKIPLLRSMSALAVQAKRSLALFGATSEKVTATCGPEQEFFLIDQEFFYRRPDLVTTGRTLFGAKPPRGQELEDHYFGSIPDRVLAFMMEVERELYRLGVPVKTRHNEVAPGQFEMAPIYENANLAADHQQLMMITLRKAARNFGLACLLHEKPFAGVNGSGKHLNWSLGTESANLLEPGETPHDNMQFLFFCTAVLRAVDRHQDLIRATVAHAGNDHRLGANEAPPAIISVFLGDQLADVFEQIERAGTATESKQGGLLGLGSPVLPNLPQHAGDRNRTSPFAFTGNKFEFRAPGSSQSVSFAATVLNTIMAESLDELNTLLDAELEKGTSFEDALRTLIASEIRKVKRIIFNGDGYSDDWKDEAARRGLLNLPNTLDALEMLPGEKNRALFEKYGVLSHRELESRHEVALDQYFKTVNIEGETTADIASTMILPAAVRYLNDLVAAADRTRTLGVETRGLTRTVKIVNELVDELRDALDALVEQNAELGGETVHSKAYHVRDNVVPAMGAVRAAADRLEKVVPDDYWPLPTYRDMLFVK